The Providencia rettgeri genome includes a window with the following:
- the sfaS gene encoding S-fimbrial adhesin protein SfaS precursor yields MKKTSKNLLLLGCLIFSGDLFAASTVALNFTGNIKAATCNITGGNNIDIDLKNISADVFKNTNSGSPWKNFNISLNNCSRYINQVKLTFKGTADTADVASLYKNQGTAKNLAVQLQNGNGTTALGNQKVLQVPTNGQANINIPLRTRAFSSLGNATPGTISANITATITYL; encoded by the coding sequence ATGAAAAAAACATCTAAAAATTTACTTTTACTTGGCTGCTTAATATTCAGTGGGGATTTATTTGCTGCTAGCACAGTGGCATTGAATTTTACCGGAAATATTAAAGCCGCAACTTGCAATATTACTGGTGGGAATAATATTGATATTGACCTAAAAAATATTTCTGCTGATGTCTTTAAAAATACCAATTCAGGTTCTCCATGGAAAAACTTTAATATTAGTCTCAATAATTGTTCTCGCTATATTAACCAAGTAAAACTGACATTTAAAGGAACGGCGGATACCGCGGATGTAGCAAGTTTATACAAAAATCAAGGCACAGCTAAAAACCTAGCCGTACAACTACAAAACGGTAATGGAACAACTGCATTAGGTAACCAAAAAGTATTACAAGTTCCGACAAATGGGCAAGCGAATATTAATATTCCATTACGTACACGTGCCTTTAGCTCATTAGGTAATGCCACACCAGGAACCATTTCCGCCAATATTACGGCAACAATTACCTATTTATAA
- the fimD_2 gene encoding Outer membrane usher protein fimD precursor, whose amino-acid sequence MIVKKNGSDNTSHYVNLRPGLNIGAWRLRNYTTWSSNTDQSGKWDTIYTYASRGINSIKSQLTLGDSVSPSMVFDSVPFRGAQLATDDDMSPESLRGYAPVVRGIARSNAQVTIRQNGYIIYQTEVAAGPFEINDLYPTGGSGDLHVTIKESNGSEQYQIVPFASLPVLQREGYFSYSVTGGEYRAYDSSIDKTKFGHLP is encoded by the coding sequence ATGATCGTAAAAAAAAATGGCTCAGATAATACATCCCATTATGTGAATTTAAGACCCGGTTTAAATATTGGAGCTTGGCGGTTACGGAATTACACCACATGGTCAAGCAATACTGACCAATCTGGTAAATGGGACACCATTTATACCTATGCATCACGTGGCATAAATAGTATCAAAAGTCAGTTAACCTTGGGGGATAGTGTCTCACCTTCGATGGTTTTTGATAGCGTGCCATTTCGCGGAGCTCAGCTTGCGACAGATGATGATATGTCCCCTGAAAGTTTGCGCGGCTATGCACCCGTTGTACGCGGGATAGCGCGTAGCAACGCACAGGTGACGATCCGCCAAAATGGTTACATTATCTACCAAACCGAGGTGGCTGCGGGCCCTTTTGAAATCAATGACTTATATCCAACAGGGGGAAGCGGTGATTTGCATGTCACCATCAAAGAATCCAACGGTAGCGAGCAATATCAAATCGTTCCTTTTGCCTCATTACCTGTATTGCAACGTGAAGGATATTTTTCTTATAGCGTAACGGGCGGGGAATACCGCGCTTATGACAGTAGCATTGATAAAACAAAATTTGGCCATTTACCTTAA
- the pezA_1 gene encoding Antitoxin PezA: MKRKISKSVGLKIRSLRESHGMSGKELSILLGISQQHQSRYENGEVNIHVDTIYQLAQIFNVSPTYFFTETITDINSTELSVNKKNYFSAEALVF; encoded by the coding sequence ATGAAACGAAAAATATCTAAATCTGTCGGTTTAAAAATAAGGTCATTAAGAGAAAGTCACGGAATGAGTGGTAAAGAATTAAGCATACTATTAGGTATTAGCCAACAACATCAATCACGCTATGAAAATGGTGAGGTTAATATTCATGTCGATACCATTTACCAATTGGCACAAATATTTAATGTTTCGCCGACCTATTTCTTTACTGAAACCATTACGGATATTAATAGTACAGAGCTCTCTGTTAATAAAAAGAATTATTTCTCGGCTGAAGCTCTGGTATTTTAA
- a CDS encoding Helix-turn-helix domain codes for MPSHYPISKIIGNKITYYRKMKGMTLENLSKVVGVSEQQQSRYERGINRINIDRLYHYSKIFEIDIIDFFIFNSREINEIEYTEEKHLIKKVNVKDIL; via the coding sequence ATGCCTAGCCACTACCCTATCTCAAAAATAATTGGCAATAAAATCACTTATTATCGAAAAATGAAAGGAATGACATTAGAGAATTTATCTAAAGTAGTAGGAGTGAGTGAACAACAGCAATCACGATATGAGCGTGGTATTAATCGAATTAATATTGATAGGCTTTATCATTACTCTAAGATATTTGAAATTGATATTATAGATTTTTTTATTTTCAATTCTAGGGAGATCAATGAGATTGAGTATACAGAAGAAAAACATTTAATAAAAAAAGTAAATGTTAAGGATATTTTATGA
- the ampC_2 gene encoding Beta-lactamase, with translation MEEKQIPGMSVAISVDGKHYIYHYGVQSKQSSVPVSDETLFEIGSLSKTFTATLAAYAQNQGKLDFSQKVSHYLPELKGSAFDQVTVMNLATHTSGLSLFVPDSITNSAELIRYYQQWKPTKAIGQYRSYSNLGVGLLGIVTAKQLKMPFEQAMEKIDVACTWIKTYLYSCA, from the coding sequence ATGGAAGAGAAGCAGATCCCAGGCATGTCTGTAGCAATCTCTGTTGATGGAAAACACTATATTTATCATTATGGTGTGCAGTCTAAGCAAAGTTCAGTCCCTGTCAGTGATGAGACTTTATTTGAGATAGGTTCTTTATCTAAAACGTTTACTGCTACACTCGCAGCCTATGCACAAAACCAAGGAAAACTCGATTTTTCGCAAAAGGTAAGCCACTATCTTCCTGAATTAAAAGGGTCTGCTTTCGACCAAGTGACAGTAATGAACTTGGCTACACACACTTCCGGTTTATCGTTATTTGTGCCTGATAGTATTACGAATTCAGCGGAATTAATCCGTTATTACCAGCAGTGGAAACCGACCAAAGCCATTGGGCAATATCGCTCTTATTCAAATCTTGGTGTGGGATTACTCGGTATCGTTACAGCAAAACAACTCAAAATGCCCTTTGAACAAGCGATGGAAAAAATTGATGTTGCCTGCACTTGGATTAAAACATACTTATATTCATGTGCCTAA
- the ampR gene encoding HTH-type transcriptional activator AmpR, translating to MAENYRHRLPLNALRAFEASARHLSFTRAGIELNVTQAAVSQQVRLLEEQLGLELFIRLPRGLALTEEGFALLPVLSRSFDQIGVTITAI from the coding sequence ATGGCAGAAAATTATCGTCATCGGCTACCCCTCAATGCACTTAGGGCATTTGAAGCTTCCGCACGGCATTTAAGCTTTACACGAGCCGGAATAGAATTGAATGTCACTCAGGCCGCTGTCAGTCAACAAGTTAGGCTGTTAGAGGAGCAATTGGGGCTAGAACTGTTTATTCGCTTACCTCGAGGACTAGCATTGACCGAAGAAGGCTTCGCGTTGCTACCTGTATTGAGCCGCTCTTTTGACCAAATAGGAGTCACTATTACTGCAATTTGA
- the fimA_1 gene encoding Type-1A pilin, which translates to MNGWVPNGNKIAASNIPGISIQVKAMEIGFLNTRYGPPTLANPAAWGIPNPYWTITIKKTGQVTQGGNLKAGLVGKLTQHNPAPHNSTWNLTSLNIPAGAIKINVLKCSTKATSYNVNLGTWYDTQFKAIGSTSNSVNIPITLSCAAGTNLKVTVTSSAGYVDTNTGKIKLSGQGQATGVAIQLLDRNSTPIKLNSKFTLQNNVAGGDYIFNWKARYIKTANNITAGTANSTASVNIRYE; encoded by the coding sequence GTGAATGGGTGGGTACCAAACGGTAATAAAATTGCAGCCAGTAATATACCAGGCATCAGCATTCAAGTAAAAGCTATGGAAATTGGTTTCTTGAACACACGTTATGGGCCACCAACATTAGCTAACCCTGCTGCTTGGGGTATTCCTAACCCATATTGGACTATTACTATCAAAAAAACAGGGCAGGTCACACAGGGGGGAAATTTAAAGGCTGGCCTTGTGGGAAAATTAACACAGCACAATCCAGCGCCACATAACAGTACTTGGAATTTAACATCATTGAATATTCCAGCGGGTGCTATCAAGATTAATGTATTAAAGTGCTCAACAAAAGCGACAAGTTACAATGTTAACTTAGGGACTTGGTATGATACTCAGTTTAAAGCTATTGGCTCTACTAGCAATAGTGTCAATATACCCATTACATTAAGCTGCGCTGCAGGCACTAATCTAAAAGTGACAGTGACAAGCAGTGCTGGGTATGTTGATACTAATACAGGGAAAATTAAATTGTCTGGACAAGGGCAAGCGACCGGAGTCGCCATTCAATTATTAGATAGAAACAGCACCCCAATAAAGCTTAATTCAAAGTTTACTTTGCAAAATAACGTTGCAGGTGGCGACTATATTTTTAATTGGAAAGCTCGATATATTAAAACTGCTAATAATATAACCGCAGGAACTGCAAACTCGACCGCGTCGGTTAACATAAGATATGAATAA
- the fimG gene encoding putative fimbrial protein SthD, whose protein sequence is MRQLILLLSIMSCSLTAFGLTANIKVHGVVIAAPCEVEKNNYLIDLKKINIWNIKDTQKSPWVNFSVKLKNCPVGTTIAVMKISGTPDATVTEHFINNGTAKNVALNLANTTNKTTIKNGDTITANVNTQTRNVEIPLSARVSGYGNGMVAGSFKSHLEFTFTYQ, encoded by the coding sequence ATGAGACAGTTAATCCTATTACTATCAATAATGAGCTGTTCTTTAACTGCATTTGGGCTAACAGCAAATATTAAAGTACATGGTGTCGTTATTGCTGCTCCTTGTGAAGTCGAAAAAAATAATTATTTAATTGATTTGAAAAAAATTAATATTTGGAATATCAAAGATACTCAGAAATCTCCGTGGGTTAATTTTTCCGTGAAGCTAAAAAATTGCCCTGTCGGTACCACTATAGCTGTAATGAAAATATCTGGCACTCCGGATGCAACAGTCACGGAACATTTTATTAATAATGGTACGGCGAAAAATGTGGCATTAAATTTAGCCAATACTACCAATAAAACAACAATAAAAAATGGTGATACGATTACTGCGAATGTTAATACACAAACACGAAATGTTGAAATTCCTCTGTCTGCAAGAGTTTCAGGATATGGAAATGGTATGGTTGCAGGCTCATTTAAAAGCCATTTAGAATTTACATTTACTTATCAATAA
- the ampC_1 gene encoding Beta-lactamase precursor, which produces MLPALGLKHTYIHVPKNQQKNYAQGYNKNDQPVRVTPQILDAESYGLKSNAKDLIRFLDINIQTKKVAKPWQEAVENTHTGFYMTDSFMQDMMWESYSWPVSLAQLQQGNRDEMALTPQKIEAIHPVMPPETQAFYNKTGSTNGFAAYAAFIPEDRIAVVILSNKWYPIPDRITATYQLIEKINE; this is translated from the coding sequence ATGTTGCCTGCACTTGGATTAAAACATACTTATATTCATGTGCCTAAAAACCAACAGAAAAATTATGCCCAAGGTTATAATAAGAACGATCAACCCGTTCGTGTGACACCACAAATTTTAGATGCTGAATCTTATGGTTTAAAATCTAATGCTAAAGATCTAATTCGCTTCTTAGATATTAATATACAAACGAAGAAAGTCGCTAAACCGTGGCAGGAAGCCGTAGAGAACACACATACGGGGTTCTACATGACCGATTCATTTATGCAAGATATGATGTGGGAAAGCTATTCATGGCCAGTATCTCTTGCTCAATTACAGCAAGGTAACCGAGATGAAATGGCGCTCACACCGCAAAAAATTGAAGCTATCCATCCTGTAATGCCACCTGAAACTCAGGCTTTTTACAATAAAACAGGTTCAACCAATGGTTTTGCAGCCTATGCGGCATTTATTCCTGAAGACCGAATCGCGGTGGTGATTTTGTCCAACAAATGGTATCCAATCCCTGACCGCATTACCGCGACTTATCAATTAATTGAAAAAATTAATGAATAG
- the fimD_1 gene encoding Outer membrane usher protein fimD precursor, which translates to MSEHYQSYSIGAGQNLGRFGALSIDVTHANSTLSNDVKEKGQSYRFRYNKNINDIGTNIALAGYRYSTKGFYSLAEVFDGYRNTNYIPEIERRRNRGEITLSQNLGDNFGSISVGYINEDYWNSDRKTQSATVGYNNSWQGISYSLNYTYNKNTNSYSYTSGSRTKSEDDHQLAFSVSVPFTVFDNTFYYNFNSNSSSNGPSTGSIGLSASQLNNRLNWSMQQGFTTQEQGTSGNMNASYKGQYGEISGGTGYSKDNYNLYYGVNGSLVAHSGGLVLGQQLGETAAIVEIPDAGDVPVLNQAGVVTNNQGYALVPYVTAYRKNVIDIDTSELPENTEMELTSQSVAPSRGALVKASFAANVGYRAIMILTFADGNPVPFGAQAIFKDNPQLNNIVGNDGEIYLSGLAENGNFIIQYNDKQQCQVKYNLAGISNYMGLYKTAAVCQ; encoded by the coding sequence GTGAGTGAGCATTACCAATCTTACTCCATCGGCGCAGGCCAAAACCTTGGGCGATTTGGTGCGTTATCCATTGACGTTACCCATGCAAATTCAACGCTAAGTAATGACGTTAAGGAAAAAGGCCAATCATACCGTTTCCGCTATAACAAAAATATCAACGATATTGGTACTAATATCGCATTGGCTGGTTATCGTTATTCCACTAAAGGTTTTTACAGTTTAGCGGAAGTCTTTGACGGCTATAGAAATACAAACTATATCCCTGAAATTGAACGCCGCCGTAATCGCGGTGAGATCACCCTCAGCCAAAACTTAGGGGATAACTTTGGTTCAATCTCTGTAGGCTATATCAATGAAGACTACTGGAATAGTGACCGTAAAACTCAGTCTGCCACCGTGGGTTATAACAATAGTTGGCAAGGCATCAGTTATAGTTTGAATTATACCTATAATAAAAATACTAATAGCTACTCATATACTTCCGGTAGCCGTACGAAAAGTGAAGATGATCATCAGCTTGCCTTCTCTGTCAGTGTGCCATTTACCGTGTTTGATAACACCTTCTATTACAACTTTAACAGTAATAGTAGCAGCAACGGCCCAAGCACAGGCAGTATTGGGCTTTCCGCTTCACAACTTAATAACCGCTTAAATTGGAGCATGCAGCAGGGTTTCACCACTCAAGAACAAGGTACGAGCGGTAATATGAACGCTTCTTATAAAGGCCAATATGGTGAAATTTCAGGTGGAACAGGCTATAGCAAAGACAACTATAACCTCTATTACGGTGTTAATGGTAGCTTAGTGGCTCACTCTGGCGGTCTTGTGCTCGGTCAACAATTAGGCGAAACCGCGGCTATTGTTGAAATCCCAGATGCAGGTGATGTACCAGTATTAAACCAAGCAGGAGTTGTCACTAATAACCAAGGTTATGCACTCGTGCCTTATGTCACGGCTTATCGTAAAAATGTGATTGATATTGACACTTCTGAACTACCTGAAAATACGGAAATGGAGTTAACCAGTCAAAGTGTTGCACCAAGCCGTGGCGCTCTGGTGAAAGCTAGCTTTGCGGCGAATGTCGGGTACCGAGCCATCATGATATTAACCTTTGCTGATGGTAATCCCGTACCTTTTGGTGCTCAGGCGATATTTAAAGATAACCCACAGCTAAATAATATAGTGGGCAATGATGGCGAAATTTATTTATCTGGTTTAGCTGAAAATGGTAATTTTATTATTCAATATAACGATAAACAACAATGCCAAGTAAAATATAACTTAGCAGGTATATCGAATTATATGGGGTTATATAAAACAGCAGCGGTTTGCCAATAA